From the Bradyrhizobium ontarionense genome, the window GACGCATTGGAGGCAGTGCTGCAACGACGCGATTAGGCGCCGTCGCCGCACTTGCTCGCCTTCGGAGCGAGCAGACTTCAGGCCAGTTTCGGGTCCAGCGTGGTCGACCACAGCGCGACGTCGGCGCGATCGCGCAGGGTCACCGTCATCTGTCCCGTTGGGCCGTCGATCTTGACATGACCGAAGAACTGCATCCCGGCCGAGGGCGGCAGGTTCTGCTTGTCGAGGCCGGGCGCCTTGATGAAACGCACTTCGGGGCCGAAGGTGTTGTCGAGCTCGTTCGGGCCGAACGTGCCGGCGTGCAGCGGGCCCGAGACGAACTCCCAGAACGGCTCGAAATCCTGGAATTGGGCCTTGTTCGGATCGTAGTAGTGCGCGGCCGCGTAGTGCACGTCGGCCGTGAGCCACACCGTGTTCTGGATCGGTGCGGTCTTGATGAAGCGCAGGATCTCGGCGATCTCGAGCTCGCGGCCGCGCGCCGGACCGTCACCCTGCGCGATCGCTTCCGAACCCTTCTTATTTGCTGCATCATCATAGACGATCAGGCTCAGCGGCATGTCGGAGGCGATCACCTTCCAGGTCGCGCGCGAGTTCAACAGCTCGCGCTTCAGCCAGCGCATCTGGTCCGGTCCGATGAAGTAGGACGACGGGCCGTAGCTGGTCTCCAGATTGGCGCCGTTGGCGCCGCGATAGCTGCGCTCGTCCAGCACGAACACGTCGAGATGCGGACCGTAGTTGATGGTGCGATAGACCCGGCCCGGCTCATTGATGCTCTCGCGCATCGGGTACATCTCGTGGAAGGCGCGCGCCGCACGCGCCGCGAGCAGCTCGATGTTGCGCTCCTTGTAGGCCGCCGGCAGATCCTTGGAGGCCGACCAGTTGTTGGTCACCTCGTGGTCGTCCCACTGCACGAAGATCGGCACCTCGGCATTGAAGCCGCGCACATTCTCGTCGAGGAAATTGTACTTATGCGCGGCACGGAATTCGTCCAGCGTCTCGGCGACCTTGGCCTTCTCCTGCACGGTCAGGTTCTTCCACACCTTGTTGTCCGGCAGTTTCACCTCGGACAGGATCGGGCCGTCGGCGTAGATGGTATCGCCGGAATGGAGGAAGAAGTCCGGCCGGTGCTTCTTCATCGTGGCGAAGGTGAACATGCCGCCGTCGTCGGGGTTGATGCCCCAGCCCTGCCCCGCGACATCGCCGCCCCAGACGAACGAGACGTCGCGCTTGTTGCCAGGCGCGGTACGGAAGCGGCCGACGATGGACTCGCTTTCGACGGCCGTGTGCGAGAGGTCGCGGAATTTGACGCGGTAGAAGATGTCCTGGCCGCTCGGCAGATTGTCGACCAGCATCTTGGCGGTGAAGTCGCTCTCAGGCAGCGCCGCGATCGGAGGCAGGCTGCGCGCGTCCTTGAACGATTCGGTGGTGGCAACCTCGACCATCATCTGCGACGGCCGGTCGGCGCGCGCCCACACCACGCCGCCATCCATGCTGACGTCGCCCGACTGGACGCCATGCGTCAGCTGCGGCCGGTCGGCCGCGCGGCTGAGATAGGGCATCGACAGCGTCGTGACGCCGGCTGCGGCAGCGGTCGACAGGAAGCGGCGGCGGGACAGCTTGTGAAGCTGCGGGCGAGGGACGTGGACGGTCATGCGAAGCTCCTGGTCGGATAGGCGCGCGGACAGGCGCTGCCCAAGACATCGCAGACCTAGAAAAGATTGATGACGCTTGAATTACACCGGTCGCTCGCAGCGACGCGCCACACAGTCGTGCATCGGCTGCGGCGCAACGTCAGGTGCTGGCCGCGCGCAATTGTGCGCCGGTGCGCTGCAGGTTCGCCGGCATGCTCATCAGGATCAGCTTGCGGTCGGCGACCGCGTTGTGGAACTGCTCCAGCGCGATGTTGAAAGCGGTGAGCGCGGCATGCTCGATCGCGCCGTCCTCGAAGCAGGTCAAGGTGTTGCGCAGGATCTCGTCGGCCTCGGCCTGCAGTTGGTCGAGCTCGTCGGTCGAATCGCTCTTGCGCGCGATCGGGATCATCTCGAGCAGCCGGTCGCGCAGCGAGGTGTTGATGGTGCGTTCGTCGCGCTTGAGGTAGCCGGCGAACCAGGCGCCGGCTGAGCCCGTCGCCGACAGCGCCATCAGGCCCCACCAGATGTAGTCGCTGTAGCGATCGAGGAACGTCTTCTCTTCGCCGTCGACGAACGCCGCCGCGCCGGGATGCGCCGGAATCGCGGCGTCCTTGTCGGTGTCGGGGGTCTCGATCTTGGCAGCCAGCGGGAACTCCGACAGCAATTGCTGACGCACCGAAAACAGCTGATGCGTGAATGTGGACACGGTCGAATCCGACAGGCCTTTGCGCGCCACGATGTGATGGTTGAAGCTGATCGTCTTCACCTCGTCCTCGGGACGATCGGGCGAGCCGCCGAAGGCGCCGGCGGGAATTTCGGTCGCCTCATATTCGGGGTGGTTCTGCGCGATGGCTTCGGCCGAATCGATCGCCAGAAACGTCGGCGTGCCGCCGTCCTTGGTGGCGGCTGCGATCGCGTCCGCCGTGATCTTGCTGTTGATCGGCCCGGCCGCAAGATAGACGTCGGCCTTCTGGCTGCGGACGGCTTCGGTGGCCTCGGTGATCGGGAACTGGACGATTTCGACCTTGCCCGCGTCGACCCCGTACTGATGCAGAATCACCTTCAGCAGGTTCGCGTTGGCCGGCGTGCGCCCGATGATGCCGACCTTGTGGCCGGCCAGCTGCGAAATCTTGGTGATCTTGGCGGCGCCCTTGCGGCTCTTGCCTTTGCCTGCCGGCGGCACCCAGAGAACAGCGACGTTCTTGCGCAGAGTCGCGACGGCCTGTGCGTTCTTCGGGACATCGAGGTCGCCGCGAACGATCGCGAGATCGACCTTGCCGGCAGCCAGCGCCTGAGCGCTTTCGGCCGCGCCCTCGGTCGGAACAGGACGAAGCCGCACGGACGCATGAGACTGCGCGAACGCCTGGGTCAGGGCCTGAACCACCTTGAGATCGTCGCTGTTGGACGGGCCGACCGCGATCTTCAGCACCACCGGGCGCATCGCGAAATAATAGGCACCCGTCACAGCACCGACGATCGCAAGGATCCCGGCAATGACGATGAACACGGCAGGGCGCACCTGCGAGCGCTGCGCTGGCGTGGTCTGAGGGTCTGCCAGGTCCCGTCCTCCGGTCTCTTCCATCGGCTCAGAAGCGGCGCCGGCGGCGCGGCTTCGTCTGGTTCCTATTCGCTAACGTCAATCTGTAGCAAATTTCTTGTCGGTCCGGGGTTACATCTGCGTCATGGTTACCGGAGCCCGAGTGGATGAAGGAGGGACAGGCGGGATGAGCCCCCCGGGCCGGCCGGCGTGGCAATACGCTGATCCCGATGAAGGATTCGATCGCGCCGGGGCGCGAGACGCCACCAGCGCTATCGGCTAACCTGTCCCGTAGAGTTCCGGATGCGTCAACGCGTCCGGTGATGCGTCAGGGATCGACGGGATGGAGGCTTGATATGACGGAACGGTTATCGGTCGAGGCCCGCGCCAGCGCCTTGCGGGAGCTTTCGGGCTGGTCGGAACTGGACGGCCGTGAGGCCATCACGCGCATCTTTACGTTCAGCGACTTCAACGAGGCGTTCGGCTTCATGACCCGGGTTGCCCTGGCGGCCGAGAAGCGCGACCATCATCCGGAATGGCGCAACGTCTATCGCACGGTCGAAATCGTGCTGACGACGCATGACGCCGGCGGCGTGACGCTGCGCGATATCGAGCTGGCCGGGGCGATCGATGCGATCGCGGCGGCCGCCTGAGAATCCACGCCCACCCACGCGTCTTGCAGCAGCAGGCGCAATCCCCACATCACCCGCGGAGGGCGCTAGCGGCGCCATCCGGGATGGGGAGAGCAGACATGGCGTCCGATACGACCGACTATAGCGTTGGCTTCGAGCCGGCCGACCGGCTGGCGCGGGACCGCGACAGCATTCGCCGCCGCTTCTGGATCAAGTTCAAGCGGGTCATGGCCAAGCTGCCCTTCGCCGAGGATCTGCTCGCCGCCTATTACTGCGCCTTCGACAAGGAAACGCCGCGACACGTGCAGGTCGCCCTGCTCGGCGCCATCGCCTATTTCATCCTGCCATTCGACTTCGTGCCCGACGTGATGCCGGTTCTCGGCTTCACCGACGACGCCGCAGTGCTCGCCACCGCCATCCGCATGGTGGCCTCGCATATCACGCCGGATCATCACGCGGCGGCGCGGGCGGTGCTTGCGCGCGGTCTCGATCCGAAGACGGACGTCGAGGACGCCGGCTGAATCCAGCTGCAACGCGCCACCGTCGAACGGCAGACAAACAAAAAGCCCCGCGGTGACGCGGGGCTTTTCTCTTGGGTCTACTCTCTTGGGTCTGCCGGGAGCAGCTCCACGATATGGTTCAGCGCTGGGGACGCGCCTGCGCGCGGGCGTTGCCGTTCTTGTCGGCCTCCCAGGCCTGATATTGCTTGAACAGGGCTTCCCGCTCGGCCTCGTTCTGCAGGCCCTTGCCGGCGTTGCTCTGCTTCAGGAAGTCGTCGAACCGATCACGTTGCGCCCCTTCCATCGCGTGGCTCTCGAGCCATTTGCTCGCGGAAGGCAACCGCTGCCAGCCGGCCAGCGGCGCCGACAGAGAGACTTCCTTCCACTTCGGATGGAAGGGCGGGTTCTGGAACGCCGGGAACTTGGTGAAGAAGGCGTCGACGAAGGTCGCGAGCTTGCGATAGCGGTCGGTGTTCGGCGCCCAGTTGTAGGCCGCGAGCACGGCCGGAACCGCGATCGTGTCGACCTTCTCGCCCTCGGCGATCAGGTTCGGATAGTCCTTCGCCGTCAATGTTGCCGGCAGATAGTCGGTCTGCAGCGGACGGTCGTAGTCGACGTTGACGAGATGGAAGCGGCCGTCATTCACGAAGGTCGAGACCGACTTGTAGGGTTTGCCGCCGACGACGATCACCGCGTCGAGCTCACCCCGCTTCAGCTTCTCCATCGCGATGCGCTGCTCGATGTAGAGGAAATTCGCGCGCAGCCCGAGACGTTCGAACACGGTGAGCGCGGTCACGAAGGTGCCGCCATTCGGCAGATCGACGCTGACCCGGCGGCCTTCGAGGTCGCGCAGATTACGTACCGCGCGCGGCGCGATCACCTGCATCTCCTCGTTGTACAGCTTGGTGACGTATGTGAACTGCTTCTTGATGTCCTTGGCGAACCCCTTGCGCTCCAGATAGTCGAGTGTGTCGGCGCGGACGACGCCGAGATCGACGCCCTGCAGGAACAGGATGTCGGCCACGCTCTGCACCGAGCCACGACCGACGATCGGCAGCACGCGCAGATTGGTTCCGTCGTCCAGCAGCGAGGCCAGATCGGCGCCGAACTGCACATAGGTGCCGCCGATGGTGCCGGTGATCAGCGTCACGGTGTTGGCGTTGAGCGCCTGCTTGGTCTGCACCGAGCCGAACTGGAAGATCGCCTTCAGGCTGTCGCTGACCTTGGCCGGATCAAATTCGCTTTCTTCCGCGTGGGCAGAAAATCCGCACGCTATCATCATTGCGGCGATGGCCGCTCCAACTAGACGTCGCATGTGTCCCCCTCGAGCAAGGCTGTCACATGATTGCGTTGCCGCAACGCGCGCAACGCCAAGTCTCAATCGGCGTTGCCGAGAACGGCTCGATGATCATGCGTAAAACAAAAAAATGAAACGCGCCGGCAAGACTGCCGTCGCGTGGGTTCAGTTCTGCAACTGGTCGAGCCTGCGCTGCGCTTCGGGCGAACCGAGCTGGGCGGCCCGGCGATACCAATTGCGCGCCGCAGCCGGATCGGCATTGATGTTGCGGATGTCCTTTGTTCCCAACACGTGGGGATCATAGGTCTGCGCCAGCATCAGCGCCGCAGCCGGCTCCTGCGCCTCGGCAGCGCGCTCGAGAAGAAGGCGTGCGGAGGGAATGTCGCCGGCGGCGAGCAGGCCCTTGGCGCGTTTCATAATGCCGGCGAGCTCATCGGGATCGAGCCGGCGTGCCTGTGCCGGCGGCGGGGCCGCCGTCACAGCGCCCAAGCCTGGCGCCACGATTGCCGCCCCAGCCCCCGGAGAGTTGATGGAAGCCGGCGCCATCGCCGACGGTGCGGCCGGAGCCGTCGCCGCGCTGGGTGCCGGGGCCGGAGCCGGCGTGGCGCGGTTCTGAAGGGCCGTCTGATAGGCGTTGGCGATGTCGTCCCGGGTCGGAGCGACGGCGGCGGTCTGCACCGGCGTCGCCGCAGCCGGCGGCTCCGGCGGCAGCCGCGCCGGCTCGTTCAGCTGCATGTCGCGCGCCGTCAGCTGTGTGCCGCTCGGCTGCGGTGGTGCCGTCGGGTCCGGCGTGGCGCCAATGATCGAAGCCTTGGCACTGGCGATCAGGTCGCGCGTCGCATCCGAGGTCACGAGGGCGAACAGCACCGCAACGCCCGCTGCGGCCACAACTGCGAGAAGGATGCGTGACGAGACCGACGTGCGGCGCGCCCGCGCCGGCCACTGATCTTCGAAATGCGTGCTGTCGATCTCGTGGCCGCTCTCGTATTCGGAGAGGAACATCGGCATCGATTCATCGGCCGGATATTGGTCCTGGGCAGACCTTTGGTCCTGGGCAGACCTCCCGAACCGATAGTGCGATGGCCGTTCCTGCGGAGGATCGCCGGGGAAAGGGCTAAATTCGGGACTAGTTGAATTTCTGTCGGTAAACCGCCCGCGCGTCCGCTCAGCCATGGCCTTCATTCCCCATCTCACTTCACGCAACATACTTTCGGTCCCGCGCCCGTCAGAAGCCCGAGACCCGTCGCGAATGCTGGAGGCACCCCACTGCCGACAACTAATTGACTAATTGAATCCGACTAAAAGTGGACGAGACCCGGCATGATTCTGGAAATATTTTGATCTCATTGTGACGACGCACGTGCGAATTCGCACCGCGGAAAATCCAGAAACGTTGAGATAACAACGACTAACATCGCAAATTAACCCTGCCACAATCCGCTTTGGTTGCGTTAACCAAAACACGCTCGTTTTCGGATTTTCGGCTTCAGGTTGCGGTTCCAGCGAGCTGGGCGCGCTGGAACCGGCCCGTGTGCGCCGGTTGCACCCCCATACAATGCCACCACGTTGACGCATTCGAGCCCGGGCGATCCTGGCGGGACGACCGCTCAGGGGATGACCGGGCTCGGTGGATCCCATGAGATGAATGGAAAGCGAAGCGTCAGGGATGCAGGATCACCTTGCCCATCGCCTGACGGCCGGCGAGCACCTTCAATGCGTCGGCGGTCTGCGCAAGCGGGAAGGTGCGGTCGACATGCGACGACAGCTTGCCTTCCGCGGTCCACTGCACGAGCTTTTCGAGATTGGCGCGATTCTTTGCCGGGTTCAGACGGGTCCACGCCCCCCAGAACACGCCGCGGATATCGCAGCCCTTCAATAGCGCGAGGTTGAGCGGCATTTTCGGGATGTCGCCGGCGGCAAAGCCGATCACCAGGAAGCGGCCTTCCCAGGCAATCGAGCGCAGCGCCGCCTCGGCGTAAGTACCGCCCACGGGATCGAAGATGATGTCGGCCCCCTTGCCGTCGGTCAGCCGGCGCAGACCTTCCTTCAGATCTTCCTTCGCGTAGTTCAAGGTCAGCGTCGCGCCGTGCTGCCTGGCGAATGCGAGCTTCTCGTCGGAGGACGCGCAGGCGATGACCTTCAGCCCCATCAGATTGCCGAGCTCGCAGGCGGCAAGACCGGTGCCGCCGGCGGCTCCGAGCACGGCCAGCGTCTCACCCGGCTTCGGGCTGGCGCGGTCCTCCAGCGCATGCAGCGCCGTGCCGTAGATGATGATGATGCCGGCGGCCCGATCGAAATCGAGATTATCGGGGATCTTGACGATGGCGGCGGCGGGGAGCGCGATCTTCTGGCGGGCGCCGTTATATCCGCAGGACGCAACCACGCGATCACCGACCTTCAGATCGGTGACACCGTCGCCGACGCTCTCGATCACGCCGGCGACCTCCGCCCCCGGCGAGAACGGGAACGGCGGCTTGATCTGGTACTTGCCCTGGATCATCAGGATGTCGAAGAAGTTGAGCGCCGCAGCCTTGACCGCAATCACAGCTTCGCCGGCACCGGCCACCGGATCGGGAACGTCGGTGAAGACGAGATCGTCGGGCTGGCAGAATTGCGAGCAGAGAACGGCTTTCATGGGCGCTCCTTGTTGGTTGCTGCCGGATCGGGCCCGGCTTTGGCAACGTCATGCCGGATTTGCAGCTGCGCCACAATCGCCAAGAGATGACGCCGGGAGGCGACGGGAAGCCGGACCTCGTCAGCAATGCCGCTCGCGGTCATGCGTGGCCGGCGGGTTCGCACGCTTTGCAAGCTGTGGGTTTAGCCGCTATCCATCGCCGCAGCGGGGCGGCGATTCCAGGCCATTTTCCAGTCACAATATTGGTGGAACGAAGTCGCGGGGAACATAACGTACATGTTGTTTGGGCGATTATTGACAGCGCTGGCGAGCGGCGTGCTGCTGGTCGGAGTTCCGGGGTTGGCGGCGGCGCAAAGTGCCGCGCCGAAGGCGTCGAAGGCTGCGCCTGCGCCACAGCCGAAAGCGGCGCCAAAGCCCGACGCGAAACCGGCGGTCCCGAGCATCGGCGGCGCGGAACCCACGCTGATCGGCCAGTTCGGCGGGTGGGGGGCGTACACCGCGATGCCCGCCGGCAAGAAGGTCTGCTTCGCGCTGGCCAAGCCGACCTCCTCGAAGACCAATCCGCCGAACCGCCCACGCGACCCGGCCTATGCCTTCGTGTCGACCCGTCCTTCCGAGAAAGTGTTCAACGAGGTCTCGATCATGATCGGTTACGCGATCAAGCCGGGCCTCGAGGCGGCATTGGACGTCGGCGGCGCGTCGTACGCGATGTATACCCAGGGCGACGGGCTGTGGATCAAGAACGCGGCCGAGGAGGAGCGCATGGTCGACGCCATGCGCAAGGCGCCGGAGGCCACGGTCAAGGGCGTCTCCGCCAAGGGCACCGAGACCACGGACGTGTTCTCGCTGAAGGGGCTGGCCCAGGCGCTCGACCGCATCGCCCAGGAGTGCCGGCGTTAGCGCTGGACGCCCGGCGCCGAGGCCGCCCTTGCGCGTACGGGTCGCATTTGCCGGCCGGATCGTTATATAAGCCAGCTGAAAGCCTTCGGCCGCTGCGGCCGGGCAGCATTTTGGGCCCCTCGACATGCCACCGACCGCCGGGCTGCGCGAACCCTCCGCGCCCCTCGAAAAGATCCCGCTCGAAACCTACGTGCCGCCGGCGAAACCCTCGCTGATCGGCCTGTCGCGCGCGGAGCTGGCGGCGAAGCTCGGCGAGATCGGCGTACCTGCGCACCAGCAGAAGATGCGCGTGCAGCAGCTCTGGCATTGGATCTATTTCCGCGGCGCCCGCACGTTCGACGAGATGACGTCGGTGTCGAAGGACACACGCACCGCCCTGGCCGAGCACGTCACGGTCGACCGTCCCGAAGTCGTGGCCGAGCAGATCTCCAACGACGGCACCCGCAAATGGCTGCTGCGGCTGCCGAGCGGCGACGATCTGCAGAAGGCGCACGAGGTCGAATGCGTCTACATCCCCGAGACCGACCGCGGCACCTTGTGCGTCTCCTCGCAGGTCGGCTGTACGCTCAATTGCTCGTTCTGCCACACCGGCACGCAGCGGCTGGTGCGCAACCTCACCGCCGGCGAGATCGCAGGCCAGGTGATGGTGGCGCGCGACCGTCTCAATGACTGGGCCGACCGCGAGACGCCGCTCGGCAACCGGCTGATCACCAATGTCGTGATGATGGGCATGGGCGAGCCGCTCTACAATTTCGATGCGGTGCGCGACGCGCTGCTCGTCGTCTCGGACAATGAAGGCATCGGCATCTCCCGCCGCCGCATTACGCTGTCCACCTCCGGCGTCGTGCCGAACATCAAGCGGGCCGGCGAGGAGATCGGCGTGATGCTGGCGATCTCGCTGCATGCGGTGCGCGACGAGCTGCGCAACGAGCTGGTGCCGCTCAACCGCAAATATCCGATCGCCGAATTGCTGCAGGCCTGCCGCGACTATCCCGGCGCGTCCAACGCGCGCCGCATCACCTTCGAATATGTGATGCTGAAGGGCGTCAACGATTCGCTCGATGACGCCCGGCTGCTGGTCAAGCTGCTCAAGGGCATTCCGGCCAAGATCAACCTGATCCCGTTCAATCCGTGGCCCGGTTCGGCTTACGAATGCTCGGACTGGGAGCAGATCGAGAAGTTCTCCGAATACGTCTTCAACGCCGGCTATTCCTCGCCGGTGCGCACGCCGCGCGGTCGCGACATTCTCGCCGCCTGCGGCCAGCTGAAGTCGGAGACCGAGAAGCTGTCGGCCCGCGAGCGCCAGGCGCTGCGCGCGATGGCGATGACGGATTGATGCCGATGTCGACCAACATGCTCCGTCATGGCGAGCGAAGCGAAGCAAT encodes:
- the rlmN gene encoding 23S rRNA (adenine(2503)-C(2))-methyltransferase RlmN, producing the protein MPPTAGLREPSAPLEKIPLETYVPPAKPSLIGLSRAELAAKLGEIGVPAHQQKMRVQQLWHWIYFRGARTFDEMTSVSKDTRTALAEHVTVDRPEVVAEQISNDGTRKWLLRLPSGDDLQKAHEVECVYIPETDRGTLCVSSQVGCTLNCSFCHTGTQRLVRNLTAGEIAGQVMVARDRLNDWADRETPLGNRLITNVVMMGMGEPLYNFDAVRDALLVVSDNEGIGISRRRITLSTSGVVPNIKRAGEEIGVMLAISLHAVRDELRNELVPLNRKYPIAELLQACRDYPGASNARRITFEYVMLKGVNDSLDDARLLVKLLKGIPAKINLIPFNPWPGSAYECSDWEQIEKFSEYVFNAGYSSPVRTPRGRDILAACGQLKSETEKLSARERQALRAMAMTD
- a CDS encoding alkaline phosphatase D family protein, which gives rise to MTVHVPRPQLHKLSRRRFLSTAAAAGVTTLSMPYLSRAADRPQLTHGVQSGDVSMDGGVVWARADRPSQMMVEVATTESFKDARSLPPIAALPESDFTAKMLVDNLPSGQDIFYRVKFRDLSHTAVESESIVGRFRTAPGNKRDVSFVWGGDVAGQGWGINPDDGGMFTFATMKKHRPDFFLHSGDTIYADGPILSEVKLPDNKVWKNLTVQEKAKVAETLDEFRAAHKYNFLDENVRGFNAEVPIFVQWDDHEVTNNWSASKDLPAAYKERNIELLAARAARAFHEMYPMRESINEPGRVYRTINYGPHLDVFVLDERSYRGANGANLETSYGPSSYFIGPDQMRWLKRELLNSRATWKVIASDMPLSLIVYDDAANKKGSEAIAQGDGPARGRELEIAEILRFIKTAPIQNTVWLTADVHYAAAHYYDPNKAQFQDFEPFWEFVSGPLHAGTFGPNELDNTFGPEVRFIKAPGLDKQNLPPSAGMQFFGHVKIDGPTGQMTVTLRDRADVALWSTTLDPKLA
- a CDS encoding TAXI family TRAP transporter solute-binding subunit, producing MFIVIAGILAIVGAVTGAYYFAMRPVVLKIAVGPSNSDDLKVVQALTQAFAQSHASVRLRPVPTEGAAESAQALAAGKVDLAIVRGDLDVPKNAQAVATLRKNVAVLWVPPAGKGKSRKGAAKITKISQLAGHKVGIIGRTPANANLLKVILHQYGVDAGKVEIVQFPITEATEAVRSQKADVYLAAGPINSKITADAIAAATKDGGTPTFLAIDSAEAIAQNHPEYEATEIPAGAFGGSPDRPEDEVKTISFNHHIVARKGLSDSTVSTFTHQLFSVRQQLLSEFPLAAKIETPDTDKDAAIPAHPGAAAFVDGEEKTFLDRYSDYIWWGLMALSATGSAGAWFAGYLKRDERTINTSLRDRLLEMIPIARKSDSTDELDQLQAEADEILRNTLTCFEDGAIEHAALTAFNIALEQFHNAVADRKLILMSMPANLQRTGAQLRAAST
- a CDS encoding TAXI family TRAP transporter solute-binding subunit encodes the protein MRRLVGAAIAAMMIACGFSAHAEESEFDPAKVSDSLKAIFQFGSVQTKQALNANTVTLITGTIGGTYVQFGADLASLLDDGTNLRVLPIVGRGSVQSVADILFLQGVDLGVVRADTLDYLERKGFAKDIKKQFTYVTKLYNEEMQVIAPRAVRNLRDLEGRRVSVDLPNGGTFVTALTVFERLGLRANFLYIEQRIAMEKLKRGELDAVIVVGGKPYKSVSTFVNDGRFHLVNVDYDRPLQTDYLPATLTAKDYPNLIAEGEKVDTIAVPAVLAAYNWAPNTDRYRKLATFVDAFFTKFPAFQNPPFHPKWKEVSLSAPLAGWQRLPSASKWLESHAMEGAQRDRFDDFLKQSNAGKGLQNEAEREALFKQYQAWEADKNGNARAQARPQR
- a CDS encoding YkvA family protein, with amino-acid sequence MASDTTDYSVGFEPADRLARDRDSIRRRFWIKFKRVMAKLPFAEDLLAAYYCAFDKETPRHVQVALLGAIAYFILPFDFVPDVMPVLGFTDDAAVLATAIRMVASHITPDHHAAARAVLARGLDPKTDVEDAG
- a CDS encoding 4a-hydroxytetrahydrobiopterin dehydratase translates to MTERLSVEARASALRELSGWSELDGREAITRIFTFSDFNEAFGFMTRVALAAEKRDHHPEWRNVYRTVEIVLTTHDAGGVTLRDIELAGAIDAIAAAA
- a CDS encoding invasion associated locus B family protein, producing the protein MLFGRLLTALASGVLLVGVPGLAAAQSAAPKASKAAPAPQPKAAPKPDAKPAVPSIGGAEPTLIGQFGGWGAYTAMPAGKKVCFALAKPTSSKTNPPNRPRDPAYAFVSTRPSEKVFNEVSIMIGYAIKPGLEAALDVGGASYAMYTQGDGLWIKNAAEEERMVDAMRKAPEATVKGVSAKGTETTDVFSLKGLAQALDRIAQECRR
- a CDS encoding NADPH:quinone oxidoreductase family protein produces the protein MKAVLCSQFCQPDDLVFTDVPDPVAGAGEAVIAVKAAALNFFDILMIQGKYQIKPPFPFSPGAEVAGVIESVGDGVTDLKVGDRVVASCGYNGARQKIALPAAAIVKIPDNLDFDRAAGIIIIYGTALHALEDRASPKPGETLAVLGAAGGTGLAACELGNLMGLKVIACASSDEKLAFARQHGATLTLNYAKEDLKEGLRRLTDGKGADIIFDPVGGTYAEAALRSIAWEGRFLVIGFAAGDIPKMPLNLALLKGCDIRGVFWGAWTRLNPAKNRANLEKLVQWTAEGKLSSHVDRTFPLAQTADALKVLAGRQAMGKVILHP